A genomic region of Mycolicibacterium poriferae contains the following coding sequences:
- a CDS encoding SRPBCC family protein, translated as MELVNEFRVPVPSTTAWTVLTDVQRVAPCIPGAQLLSVDGDDFTGAVKVKVGPITVSYQGEATFTEKDESAQRVVIRANGKETRGSGNAAALVTAQLKDEGDVTGVVITTDLTISGKAAQFGRGVLADVAGNLIAQFAKRLEADLQGGADAPQSATAAPTTEQATAAAAPSADDSVDLVKVVALPIAKRYAPVVAALAGGLAAGILIGRRRRSPHVPPALDELLAALSRLTS; from the coding sequence ATGGAGTTGGTCAACGAATTTCGCGTCCCGGTTCCCTCCACGACCGCGTGGACGGTGCTGACCGACGTGCAGCGTGTCGCACCGTGCATCCCGGGCGCGCAGCTGTTGTCGGTCGACGGGGACGATTTCACCGGGGCGGTGAAGGTCAAGGTCGGCCCGATCACGGTGTCCTACCAGGGCGAGGCCACGTTCACCGAGAAGGACGAGTCCGCGCAGCGGGTGGTCATCAGGGCCAACGGCAAGGAGACCCGCGGCAGCGGTAACGCCGCCGCGTTGGTCACCGCACAGCTGAAGGACGAAGGCGACGTCACCGGGGTGGTCATCACCACCGACCTGACGATCTCGGGGAAGGCGGCCCAGTTCGGCCGCGGCGTGCTCGCCGACGTGGCCGGCAATCTGATCGCGCAGTTCGCCAAGCGGCTGGAAGCCGACCTGCAGGGCGGTGCCGACGCACCCCAGTCCGCGACCGCGGCGCCCACCACGGAACAGGCCACCGCTGCGGCCGCACCCAGCGCCGACGACTCGGTCGACCTGGTGAAAGTGGTGGCGCTGCCGATCGCCAAGAGGTATGCGCCCGTCGTCGCTGCACTGGCCGGCGGTCTGGCCGCCGGCATCCTGATCGGCCGGCGCCGGCGCAGTCCCCACGTGCCGCCCGCACTCGACGAGCTGCTCGCCGCGCTGTCACGGCTCACCTCATGA
- a CDS encoding xanthine dehydrogenase family protein molybdopterin-binding subunit, translating to MIELTDTASHTGTVTARYAGRRVERIEDSRLLTGHGSFVDDISRPGMLHACFVRSPFARARIRGIDASAALDLPGVHAVFTAADLNPDVREAWHAVAGKDIPDTPRPPLAEAEVRFVGDPLALVIAESRYLAEDAVELVDVDYEPLPAVADFTRAVGGSAAGAPVVHDAYPDNVAGGMGGAPPDEDTFSGAAHVASAHVYQQIHAPVPIETRGMVVDWQAASGDLTIWASTQTPHELRAFAARLLGIPAQRVRVIMRDTGGGFGQKVVPMREDMCVLLAARRVSAPLKWIEDRRENLMTAGQARHVDGDVRMAFDEDGAILAADIDFLQDVGAYPTPYPVLTTAAIGMFFPGPYRVPKASFNYKTVFSNTAGLAAYRGPWQYETLTREILLDIAARQMGLDPLELRRRNILRGDEMPYFNPNGMPYDHVAPADTLEQAVKILDHEGFRTMQAEALAQGRYLGLGYSAYIEPTGAATGHLASEGATIRMESTGKINVYVNGGSTGNSIETTVVQLTADALGADIADVATIQGDTAVTPYGAGTQGSRSGPMTAGAVHEAGTILRRQIVAMAAAMLGVEETAVELSGSKALVREDPGTSVSFADLAYRAYYEPQQLPPGMSASLEATARFTSPPTAPIHWANATHACTCEVDVETGHVTLTRYIVSEDVGPMINPNVVEGQIAGGTVQGIGGALLEQMSYDEDGNPLSSTFVDYLLPTATEVPPIEYGHVEIPGPGVGGYKGCGEGGAIGSTPAVINAINDALAPLGATITTLPASPAAIIEAIEQAAN from the coding sequence GTGATCGAACTGACCGACACCGCCAGCCACACCGGCACCGTCACCGCGCGCTACGCCGGCCGACGTGTCGAACGCATCGAGGACAGCCGGCTGCTCACCGGTCACGGCTCGTTCGTCGACGACATCAGCCGTCCCGGTATGCTGCACGCCTGCTTCGTCCGCAGCCCGTTCGCCCGCGCCAGAATCCGAGGGATCGACGCCTCGGCCGCGCTGGACCTGCCCGGCGTGCACGCGGTGTTCACCGCCGCCGACCTGAACCCCGACGTCCGCGAAGCGTGGCACGCGGTCGCCGGCAAGGACATCCCGGACACCCCGCGACCACCGCTGGCCGAGGCCGAGGTGCGCTTCGTCGGTGATCCGCTCGCGCTGGTGATCGCCGAGAGCCGCTATCTGGCCGAGGATGCCGTCGAGCTCGTCGACGTCGACTACGAACCGTTGCCCGCAGTCGCGGACTTCACCCGTGCCGTAGGCGGGTCGGCCGCCGGGGCGCCCGTCGTGCACGACGCCTATCCGGACAACGTGGCCGGCGGAATGGGTGGGGCACCCCCGGATGAGGACACCTTCTCCGGGGCCGCGCACGTCGCTTCGGCGCACGTCTACCAGCAGATCCACGCACCGGTCCCGATCGAGACCCGCGGGATGGTGGTGGACTGGCAGGCCGCCTCCGGCGATCTGACCATCTGGGCGTCCACCCAGACCCCGCACGAGTTGCGCGCCTTCGCCGCGCGACTGCTGGGTATCCCCGCCCAGCGAGTGCGGGTGATCATGCGCGACACCGGCGGCGGCTTCGGTCAGAAGGTCGTGCCGATGCGCGAGGACATGTGCGTGCTGCTGGCCGCACGTCGCGTCTCGGCGCCACTGAAGTGGATCGAGGACCGCCGGGAGAACCTGATGACGGCCGGTCAGGCGCGTCACGTCGACGGTGACGTACGGATGGCGTTCGACGAGGACGGCGCCATCCTGGCCGCCGACATCGACTTTCTCCAGGACGTCGGGGCCTACCCCACGCCGTATCCCGTGCTCACCACCGCGGCGATCGGGATGTTCTTCCCCGGCCCCTATCGGGTCCCGAAGGCCAGCTTCAACTACAAGACGGTCTTCTCCAACACCGCGGGCCTGGCCGCCTATCGGGGCCCGTGGCAGTACGAAACCCTCACGCGGGAAATCCTTCTCGACATCGCCGCCCGCCAGATGGGTCTTGACCCGCTCGAGTTGCGGCGCCGCAACATCCTGCGCGGCGACGAGATGCCCTACTTCAATCCGAACGGCATGCCCTACGACCACGTCGCCCCGGCCGACACCCTGGAGCAGGCGGTGAAGATCCTCGACCACGAGGGCTTCCGCACGATGCAGGCCGAAGCGCTGGCGCAGGGCCGCTACCTCGGCTTGGGCTACTCGGCCTACATCGAGCCGACCGGCGCAGCCACCGGTCACCTCGCCTCCGAGGGCGCCACCATCCGGATGGAGTCGACCGGCAAGATCAACGTCTACGTCAACGGCGGCTCGACGGGTAACAGCATCGAGACGACGGTCGTGCAGTTGACCGCCGACGCGCTGGGTGCCGACATCGCCGACGTCGCCACCATCCAGGGCGACACCGCCGTCACCCCGTACGGCGCGGGCACCCAGGGCAGTCGCAGCGGACCGATGACCGCCGGGGCGGTGCACGAAGCAGGCACGATCCTGCGCAGGCAGATCGTCGCGATGGCCGCGGCGATGCTGGGCGTCGAGGAAACCGCCGTGGAACTGTCCGGGTCGAAAGCCCTTGTCCGCGAGGATCCCGGCACGTCGGTCAGCTTCGCCGACCTCGCCTACCGGGCCTACTACGAGCCGCAGCAGCTGCCGCCGGGGATGTCGGCGTCACTGGAGGCGACAGCGCGGTTCACCTCGCCCCCCACCGCGCCGATCCACTGGGCCAACGCCACCCACGCGTGCACCTGCGAGGTCGACGTCGAGACCGGTCACGTGACGTTGACGCGCTACATCGTCAGCGAGGACGTCGGCCCGATGATCAATCCGAACGTGGTCGAGGGCCAGATCGCCGGCGGCACCGTACAGGGCATCGGCGGCGCCCTGCTGGAGCAGATGTCCTACGACGAGGACGGCAACCCGCTGTCGTCGACCTTCGTCGACTACCTGCTTCCCACCGCCACCGAGGTACCGCCGATCGAGTACGGCCACGTCGAGATTCCCGGCCCGGGTGTCGGTGGTTACAAGGGCTGCGGCGAGGGCGGCGCGATCGGTTCCACGCCCGCGGTGATCAACGCGATCAACGATGCGCTGGCGCCGCTGGGCGCGACGATCACCACCCTTCCGGCCTCCCCGGCCGCCATCATCGAGGCCATCGAACAAGCGGCGAACTAG
- a CDS encoding M15 family metallopeptidase: protein MNLGRRIVVLCGMVIGGLATAPLSAAQVPPVSDAARAVGFVDVRSVVPDAVIDLRYATAANFVGVPLYPAGARCLVHESLAAGLRVAAAVVRRGGERLVFWDCYRPHSVQVAMFEVVPNPAWVARPGPYSKSHETGRSVDVTLADTTGLVDMGTGFDDFTPRSHADASDGVSPAARANRTRLREAMAAGGFTVYSGEWWHFDGPGAAVQRPIVDVPVV, encoded by the coding sequence ATGAACCTGGGGCGACGCATCGTTGTGCTGTGCGGCATGGTGATTGGCGGGCTCGCGACCGCCCCCTTGTCGGCTGCCCAGGTGCCGCCGGTGTCGGATGCGGCGCGCGCGGTGGGGTTCGTCGACGTGCGCAGCGTGGTGCCGGACGCGGTGATCGACCTGCGCTACGCCACCGCCGCCAACTTCGTCGGGGTGCCGCTGTACCCCGCCGGGGCCCGCTGCCTGGTGCACGAATCGCTGGCCGCCGGACTCCGCGTGGCCGCGGCCGTGGTGCGCCGCGGCGGCGAGCGGCTGGTGTTCTGGGACTGTTACCGGCCGCATTCGGTCCAGGTGGCGATGTTCGAAGTGGTTCCCAACCCCGCCTGGGTCGCCCGGCCGGGCCCCTATTCGAAGAGTCACGAGACGGGCCGGTCGGTGGACGTCACGCTGGCCGATACGACCGGTCTGGTGGACATGGGCACCGGTTTCGACGACTTCACGCCGCGCAGCCATGCCGACGCCAGCGACGGCGTGAGCCCGGCCGCCCGGGCCAACCGGACGCGCCTACGTGAGGCGATGGCCGCCGGCGGGTTTACCGTGTACTCGGGCGAGTGGTGGCATTTCGACGGCCCCGGGGCCGCAGTGCAGCGCCCGATCGTCGATGTTCCGGTGGTTTGA
- a CDS encoding (2Fe-2S)-binding protein → MHETAVEITVNGKQVRHIVEPRLTLADFLREKCGLTGTHLGCEHGACGACTVLLDGQAVRACLIFAVQAEGQDVTTVEGIAGESGELSPVQSALRECHGLQCGFCTPGFVTSITALLRDNPSPTDEEIREGLSGNFCRCTGYQGIINAVHRASEMTEATATAEMTDQAMS, encoded by the coding sequence ATGCACGAGACAGCGGTCGAGATCACCGTGAACGGCAAGCAGGTTCGCCACATCGTGGAACCGAGGTTGACGCTGGCGGACTTCCTGCGCGAGAAGTGCGGCCTGACCGGGACGCACCTGGGGTGTGAGCACGGCGCCTGCGGCGCCTGCACCGTGCTGCTCGACGGCCAGGCGGTGCGGGCATGCCTGATCTTCGCGGTACAGGCCGAGGGGCAGGACGTCACCACCGTCGAAGGGATCGCCGGCGAATCCGGCGAGCTGTCGCCCGTGCAGTCCGCGCTGCGCGAGTGCCACGGCCTTCAATGCGGTTTCTGTACACCGGGATTCGTCACCAGCATCACGGCCCTGCTGCGGGACAACCCGTCTCCCACCGACGAGGAGATCCGGGAGGGTCTGTCCGGGAACTTCTGCCGGTGCACCGGCTATCAGGGCATCATCAATGCGGTTCACCGCGCCTCCGAGATGACTGAAGCGACTGCCACGGCTGAGATGACTGACCAGGCTATGAGCTGA
- a CDS encoding DKNYY domain-containing protein, with protein sequence MRTIIAATVLVAVALSGGCSTVDEPDSLVDEAGYHVRDNAVYYLNPFPGKAFEIDGADAATFDIIDRTYALDSGQVYINGYPLPGAQPGSFELLERPGFAKDSRRVYQHDQPISTDPGHFELLPGGLSKDSSRVYASDGAVLSHDPAEFEIVSDEDDYLFAKDGGSVYVNNRPIRGASPSAFEVLSGGYSRDAEHAFYFDRQITDADVASFRVLEGPYAVDSQRVYWMGEVIAGADPASFEVLNANFECSADAEHAFYRQTTIPGARPATFPADSEVVGCSPASISFAD encoded by the coding sequence ATGCGCACAATCATCGCCGCGACCGTGCTGGTGGCCGTGGCGTTGTCGGGGGGATGCAGCACCGTCGACGAGCCGGACTCGCTCGTCGACGAAGCCGGGTACCACGTCCGTGACAACGCCGTCTACTATCTGAATCCCTTTCCCGGCAAGGCTTTCGAGATCGACGGCGCCGACGCCGCCACCTTCGACATCATCGACCGGACCTACGCCCTCGACAGCGGCCAGGTCTACATCAACGGCTACCCGCTGCCGGGGGCGCAGCCGGGGTCGTTCGAGCTGCTGGAGCGGCCCGGCTTCGCCAAGGACAGCCGGCGGGTCTACCAGCATGACCAGCCGATCAGCACCGATCCGGGGCATTTCGAACTGCTCCCCGGTGGCCTGAGTAAAGACAGCTCGCGAGTCTACGCCTCCGACGGTGCGGTGCTGTCCCACGACCCGGCAGAGTTCGAGATCGTCTCCGATGAAGACGACTACCTGTTCGCCAAAGACGGCGGTTCGGTGTACGTGAACAACCGGCCGATCCGCGGGGCTTCGCCGTCGGCGTTCGAGGTGCTGTCGGGTGGTTACTCCCGCGACGCCGAGCACGCGTTCTATTTCGACCGGCAGATCACCGATGCCGACGTCGCGAGTTTCCGGGTCCTCGAGGGGCCGTATGCCGTTGATTCGCAACGTGTTTATTGGATGGGCGAAGTCATCGCTGGTGCCGATCCGGCGAGCTTCGAGGTGCTCAACGCCAACTTCGAGTGCTCAGCGGATGCCGAGCACGCGTTCTATCGGCAGACGACCATCCCCGGGGCGCGTCCGGCGACGTTCCCCGCGGACAGCGAAGTGGTCGGCTGCTCGCCGGCGTCGATCTCGTTCGCCGACTGA
- a CDS encoding XdhC family protein produces the protein MRDVLDELLAVWRAGGTAGLSTVVRTMKSAPRPPGAAMVVSPDGTVAGSVSGGCVEAAVYELAADVVASGRPELQRYGVSDDDAFAVGLTCGGTIDVFTEAVSRETFPHLQAVADDIAAHRAVAVATIVAHPDSARVGARLVVGADSTLGTLGSARTDAAVADDARGLLAAGRSAVLTYGPDGQRQEAGMEVFVASHAPPPRMLVFGAIDFAAALARQAALLGYRVTVCDARPVFTTAARFPAAEDVVVDWPDRYLAAQATQGAIDDRTAICVLTHDPKFDVPVLQVALRLPDVGYIGVMGSRRTHQDRLRRLREAGLSEAELARLSSPIGLDLGARTPEETAVSIAAEIIARRWGGGGRPLTELGGRIHHEA, from the coding sequence GTGCGCGACGTACTCGACGAGTTGCTCGCCGTCTGGCGGGCAGGCGGCACCGCCGGGCTGTCGACCGTCGTGCGCACGATGAAATCGGCGCCCCGTCCACCGGGAGCGGCGATGGTGGTGTCCCCGGACGGCACCGTCGCCGGCTCGGTGTCGGGCGGCTGCGTCGAGGCGGCGGTGTACGAACTCGCCGCCGATGTGGTCGCCAGTGGACGGCCCGAGTTGCAGCGCTACGGCGTCAGCGACGACGACGCGTTCGCCGTCGGGTTGACCTGTGGCGGCACCATCGACGTGTTCACCGAAGCGGTGTCGCGGGAGACATTTCCGCACCTTCAGGCGGTCGCCGACGACATCGCCGCGCACCGCGCGGTCGCGGTCGCCACGATCGTGGCCCATCCCGACTCCGCCCGGGTGGGTGCGCGGCTGGTGGTCGGCGCCGACTCGACCCTGGGCACCCTCGGGTCGGCGCGCACCGACGCCGCGGTCGCCGACGACGCGCGCGGGTTGCTGGCCGCCGGCCGGTCGGCGGTGCTGACCTACGGTCCCGACGGCCAGCGCCAGGAGGCCGGCATGGAGGTCTTCGTCGCCAGCCACGCTCCCCCGCCGAGAATGCTCGTCTTCGGAGCCATCGACTTCGCCGCTGCGCTGGCCCGCCAGGCCGCGTTGCTGGGTTACCGGGTCACCGTCTGCGACGCCCGGCCGGTGTTCACCACGGCCGCCCGATTCCCCGCCGCGGAGGACGTGGTCGTCGACTGGCCCGACCGCTATCTGGCCGCACAGGCCACCCAGGGCGCGATCGACGACCGGACCGCGATCTGCGTGCTGACCCATGATCCCAAGTTCGACGTTCCCGTCCTGCAGGTCGCGCTGCGGCTCCCTGATGTGGGCTACATCGGGGTGATGGGATCGCGGCGCACCCACCAGGACCGGCTGCGCCGGCTGCGCGAAGCGGGACTGTCCGAGGCCGAACTGGCCAGGTTGTCCAGCCCCATCGGGTTGGACCTCGGGGCGCGGACACCGGAGGAGACCGCGGTGTCGATCGCCGCCGAGATCATCGCGCGGCGCTGGGGCGGCGGTGGCCGACCACTCACTGAACTGGGCGGACGCATCCACCACGAGGCCTGA
- a CDS encoding response regulator transcription factor, with amino-acid sequence MAMPVPENIPEARVLVVDDEANIVELLSVSLKFQGFEVHTASNGPAALDKAREVRPDAIILDVMMPGMDGFGLLRRLRADGIDAPALFLTARDSLQDKIAGLTLGGDDYVTKPFSLEEVVARLRVILRRSGRGIEEPRTSRLTFADIEIDEDTHEVWKAGEPVSLSPTEFTLLRYFIINAGTVLSKPKILDHVWRYDFGGDVNVVESYVSYLRRKIDTGEKRLLHTLRGVGYVLREPR; translated from the coding sequence ATGGCCATGCCCGTTCCCGAGAACATCCCTGAGGCCCGTGTGCTGGTGGTCGATGACGAGGCGAACATCGTCGAGTTGCTGTCGGTGAGCCTGAAGTTCCAGGGCTTCGAGGTGCACACGGCCTCGAACGGCCCGGCCGCGCTGGACAAGGCCCGCGAAGTGCGTCCCGACGCGATCATCCTCGACGTGATGATGCCGGGCATGGACGGTTTCGGGCTGCTGCGCCGGCTGCGCGCCGACGGCATCGACGCCCCCGCGCTGTTCCTGACCGCGCGCGACTCGTTGCAGGACAAGATTGCCGGCCTGACCCTCGGTGGCGACGACTACGTGACCAAGCCGTTCAGCCTCGAGGAGGTCGTGGCCCGGCTGCGGGTCATCCTGCGCCGCTCCGGCCGCGGCATCGAGGAACCGCGGACCTCGCGGCTCACGTTCGCCGACATCGAGATCGACGAGGACACCCACGAAGTGTGGAAGGCCGGTGAGCCCGTGTCGCTGTCGCCGACCGAGTTCACCCTGCTGCGGTACTTCATCATCAACGCGGGCACGGTGTTGTCGAAGCCCAAGATCCTCGACCACGTGTGGCGCTACGACTTCGGCGGTGACGTCAACGTCGTCGAGTCCTACGTGTCCTACCTGCGGCGCAAGATCGACACCGGCGAGAAGCGTCTGCTGCACACATTGCGCGGTGTCGGCTACGTCCTGCGCGAACCCAGGTAG
- a CDS encoding DUF4185 domain-containing protein: MGGAAYVGRVGGLAVALGVGTAVFAGQGVAWADDTDSRGSAESSESSSATSDNGASNSSTSGSGEATAGTSRDDSGDDDEADAGDDEAEDIDLGVDGDDADGDDAGGSDAAGGSDDTADGDTAGDISDGGAAEEPTDEAPQGGSDAEDPTQDADPDETTEPDPEPAAGAAHTPDRDAAEPVDTATKQPSEAAEDTAAAQAETTAAESVSAVDDPAQAPKETGKVAVFANASTLAATTTTSTTTKSLTPPVEPKKYTVVTAVVNVVNSMIDWARQQAAPDPGSAPQPPFMWALLSFARRELETLFAARSADQLARRVAAAPTSLALTADPAAATLAADPAAAAALTPYSPFLNPQLSASTNFVSWVTGPYIYSDSTEANTNIRFDIYGTDVGTMWDNGMVDDPSTPWNEHQILIAVGDSFGSANMTGRHIYNSLFRSSDDDLSDGMTIPDGEWFNGNMFGGAPLDGPTQARPIINRPSWLPNSVTLIPTAGVSLPTEVTEETPFGTIQYVSFMSVSNWGSAGRWSTNYSAIAYSTDNGENFTVAPESVRYNSIFSGNKNFQQSAFVKGDDGYVYMYGTPNGRQGAAYLARVTPENILDADKYEYYKKASSGWFGSSSARWVKNSPSSASAIIGKSGGACGSTKPGYTVSEMSVQYNDYLEKYVVMYGDQFNNVVIRTSDTPQGEWSDATVLITQQSGGIYAPMMHPWSPSTVGTGSDLYWNLSLWSDYNIMLMRTDLTKI; the protein is encoded by the coding sequence ATGGGTGGCGCAGCGTACGTCGGGCGGGTTGGCGGTCTAGCCGTCGCCCTTGGCGTCGGAACGGCAGTCTTCGCAGGCCAGGGCGTTGCCTGGGCCGACGACACGGATTCCCGCGGTTCTGCGGAGTCTTCGGAGTCCTCGTCAGCAACATCGGACAACGGCGCCTCGAACAGCTCGACCTCGGGTTCGGGCGAGGCAACGGCCGGCACGTCCCGGGATGACAGTGGCGACGATGACGAGGCTGACGCCGGCGACGACGAGGCCGAGGACATCGATCTCGGCGTGGACGGCGACGACGCTGACGGCGACGACGCTGGCGGCTCCGACGCCGCCGGCGGCTCCGATGACACCGCCGACGGCGACACAGCCGGGGACATCTCCGACGGTGGAGCCGCCGAGGAGCCCACCGACGAAGCGCCCCAGGGGGGCTCCGACGCGGAGGACCCCACGCAGGATGCCGACCCCGACGAGACGACCGAGCCTGATCCGGAGCCGGCCGCGGGGGCGGCCCACACCCCTGACCGCGACGCCGCCGAACCCGTCGACACCGCCACGAAGCAGCCTTCCGAGGCCGCCGAAGACACCGCCGCAGCCCAAGCGGAGACGACCGCCGCGGAATCTGTGTCCGCGGTCGACGACCCGGCCCAGGCGCCCAAGGAGACCGGCAAGGTCGCGGTGTTCGCCAACGCCAGCACACTGGCCGCGACGACAACGACATCGACCACGACCAAGTCCCTGACCCCACCCGTCGAACCGAAGAAGTACACCGTCGTCACCGCCGTGGTGAACGTGGTGAACAGCATGATCGACTGGGCCCGCCAACAGGCCGCGCCGGATCCCGGCAGCGCTCCGCAACCGCCGTTCATGTGGGCCCTGCTGTCGTTCGCGCGCCGCGAGTTGGAGACCCTGTTCGCCGCGCGCAGCGCCGACCAGCTCGCCCGCCGCGTTGCCGCGGCGCCCACCAGCCTCGCCCTGACCGCCGACCCGGCGGCGGCCACCCTGGCGGCGGACCCCGCCGCGGCCGCCGCGCTGACGCCCTACTCGCCGTTCCTGAACCCTCAACTCAGTGCGTCGACGAACTTCGTCAGCTGGGTCACCGGCCCCTACATCTACAGCGATTCGACCGAGGCCAACACCAACATCCGGTTCGACATCTACGGCACCGATGTCGGCACGATGTGGGACAACGGCATGGTCGACGATCCCAGCACCCCGTGGAACGAACACCAGATCCTCATCGCCGTCGGCGACTCCTTCGGCAGCGCGAACATGACCGGCCGCCACATCTACAACTCGCTGTTCCGCAGCTCCGACGACGATCTCTCCGACGGCATGACCATCCCGGACGGCGAGTGGTTCAACGGCAACATGTTCGGTGGCGCCCCGCTCGACGGCCCGACCCAGGCGCGGCCCATCATCAACCGGCCGTCCTGGCTGCCCAACTCGGTGACGCTGATCCCCACGGCGGGCGTCTCGCTGCCCACGGAGGTGACCGAGGAGACGCCGTTCGGCACCATCCAGTACGTCAGCTTCATGTCGGTGTCGAACTGGGGCTCGGCGGGCCGCTGGAGCACCAACTACTCGGCGATCGCCTACTCCACCGACAACGGCGAGAACTTCACCGTCGCCCCGGAAAGTGTGCGCTACAACTCGATCTTCAGCGGCAACAAGAACTTCCAGCAGTCGGCGTTCGTCAAGGGCGACGACGGCTACGTCTACATGTACGGCACGCCCAACGGCCGGCAGGGCGCGGCGTATCTGGCCCGGGTGACACCGGAGAACATCCTCGACGCCGACAAGTACGAGTATTACAAGAAGGCGTCATCGGGCTGGTTCGGATCCAGCTCGGCCAGGTGGGTGAAGAACAGTCCGTCCTCGGCGTCGGCCATCATCGGCAAGTCGGGTGGGGCGTGCGGGTCGACGAAACCGGGCTACACGGTCAGCGAGATGTCGGTGCAGTACAACGACTATCTGGAGAAGTACGTCGTCATGTACGGCGATCAGTTCAACAACGTCGTCATCCGCACGTCTGACACCCCGCAGGGCGAGTGGTCGGACGCGACGGTGCTGATCACCCAGCAGTCCGGCGGAATCTACGCGCCGATGATGCATCCGTGGTCGCCGTCGACGGTCGGCACGGGCTCGGACCTGTACTGGAACCTGTCACTGTGGTCGGACTACAACATCATGCTGATGCGTACCGATCTGACCAAGATCTGA
- a CDS encoding FAD binding domain-containing protein, whose protein sequence is MKAAPFAYHRPESVKEAADMLAEFGDDAKVLAGGQSLVPMLAMRLTHFDNLIDISRVGELCGIDLDDGAVRIGATTSHALVGMDDEVADSVPLLTMATPHIGHFQIRTRGTLGGAIAHADPAAEYAAVALALDADMEAHSSRGARTIPAAEFFTGLWETSLASDEILTAARFPAWDGRSGFAVHEFARRHGDFAIAGAVAAVQVDADDRVSRCGVGLLGLGSTPLRGTTAEDALVGQTVSDLGGDAALEIARSTMAAIEDIPADLQGSSAYRARVGATMLARALSEALAAASEKE, encoded by the coding sequence ATGAAAGCCGCCCCGTTCGCCTATCACCGGCCCGAGTCGGTGAAGGAGGCAGCCGACATGCTCGCCGAATTCGGTGACGACGCCAAGGTGTTGGCCGGTGGTCAGAGCCTGGTGCCGATGCTGGCGATGCGGTTGACGCACTTCGACAATCTCATCGACATCTCCCGCGTCGGCGAGCTGTGCGGCATCGATCTCGACGACGGAGCGGTACGCATCGGCGCGACCACCTCGCACGCCCTCGTCGGGATGGACGACGAGGTCGCCGACTCTGTCCCGCTGCTGACGATGGCCACCCCGCACATCGGCCACTTCCAGATCCGCACCCGCGGCACGCTGGGTGGTGCGATCGCCCACGCCGACCCGGCCGCGGAGTACGCCGCCGTGGCGCTGGCGCTCGACGCCGACATGGAGGCGCACTCCTCGCGCGGCGCCCGGACCATCCCGGCCGCCGAGTTCTTCACCGGCTTGTGGGAGACCTCCCTGGCTTCCGACGAGATCCTCACCGCGGCGCGGTTCCCGGCGTGGGATGGCCGCAGCGGCTTCGCCGTGCACGAATTCGCTCGCCGACATGGCGATTTCGCGATCGCGGGGGCCGTGGCGGCGGTCCAGGTCGACGCCGATGACCGGGTGAGTCGGTGCGGGGTGGGCCTGCTCGGACTGGGTTCGACGCCACTGCGCGGCACCACTGCTGAGGACGCTCTTGTCGGCCAGACGGTGAGCGACCTCGGCGGGGACGCCGCGCTCGAGATAGCCCGGTCGACCATGGCGGCAATCGAGGACATTCCCGCCGATCTGCAGGGGTCGTCGGCATACCGGGCCCGGGTCGGCGCGACGATGCTGGCGCGGGCGCTCTCCGAAGCCCTCGCAGCGGCGAGCGAGAAAGAGTGA